TCCAGCCCATGCTGCCCGCCCCAGTCTCCACCGATGGCCAGATTGATGATGAGGTACATCGGTTTGTCAAACACCCAGCTTTGTGGGCCACTGTAGGGGTAGCGGAAGTAAGGCTTGCCATCCAGGGAGAAGCTGATCGCCTGCGGTGACCAGTTCATGCCGTAAACGTGCCATGCGGTGGTGCAATCCGGCGCCTGCACGGTCCCACCCGCGCTTGCTTGCCCCTGTCCGTCCGGGTGCGGCAGATGCACCGTGCCGTGTATGCCGGCGGCGTCGAACGCCACATGCTCCATCACATCGAGTTCGCCACAACGCGGCCATCCCGTTTGACCTACATCCTCTCCCATCAGCCAGATGGCCGGCCACGTCCCGCTTCCGCCAGGGAGCTTCGCTCGTACTTCAAGCCGGCCGTACTCAAACGAAAAGGTATCGTGCGTTTGAAGGCTGGCCGATGTGAACTGCGCGCCCTTGTACGGCTCGTGGATACCCGTAATCGTGAGATGGCCATTCTCGACGCGCGCATTCGCAAGCCTGTCTTTGGTGTAGTACTCGGCCTCGTGATTGCGCAGCATGCCCACCTCCCATCCCCACTTTTTGGGGTCGGGCAGGCCGTTACCACTGAACTCGTCATGCCATATCAGGTGATACCCGGGCTCTTTGGGAACAGCGGCGGCAACCTGAAGCGCCGGCGGGCGCGCAAGGAGCACGAGCAGTAGTTGGATCATGGTGAAAGTTTACCGCGACGAAACGCGCCGTCATCCGAAACGGATTCAGCGATCACGAGCTGCCTGCCAGCGAGGTGGCATAGGCAGCTCCCACGCCAAGCAACTGACGCATCTCTCGCGTTTGTGCGCTGGCGATAAGCTCCTCCGACGGCTCATATCCCTGCCAGTGCTTCATCCAGAAGTGGCCGTAGTTGTAGATTAGCGCCTTGCGCGATGACCCCGTACGATTGTTCAGCGCTGCGTGCTGAATTCGGCCATTGAAGATGTATGCCGTGCCGGCAGGCTGCTCCATGCAGATGTGTCCCGGCATTGCGGCCGGATCCTTGTGGGAGGGCAGCACCACGTCATCGTCATCCAGGTTTTCGCCCCGCCAACCGGGAAGCGATGCGTCGGCGCGCTAAGCGGCGCCGCCGGATTTCTTTGCTCGCTTCGTACTGGGAGACGCGGCTGGCTGCCTCGAAGCGCCGGCATCGTCGTTTGGCAGTCGCCGGGCGAGCGGCGCAATCGCAAAGCTCTGTACCAGCACGGAGAAGCCGGCAACGATGAACGTTACCGCCTGCACCACATTGCGGTGGGCAAGAGCGGATGGCAGCACCATCGCCAGCGCCAATGCCAGCGCTCCGCGCAAACCGCCCATAACCAGGAGGGCCTGCCCCCGCAAGGATACAGTGCGACGCAAGCGGGCGAATGGCAGGCAGCATGCGGCAACGGCAACCGCACGCGCTGCAAGTACTACTATTACGGCAATAGAAGCAACTGCAGCCACAGAGGTGAGCGGTTCGCGCGCGCCGGCGATGCCCAGCAGCAGGAACGCGATGGAATTGGCGATGAAGGCAGCGTACTCCCAGAATCCGTCGACCGCTTCGTGCCCTGCAGGCGTGAGCCCGGAGTGCGTGCCCGCGTTGCCCATGACCAGTCCGGCGGTGAGCACGGCCACAATTCCGGAGAGGCCGAGAACGCCCGCTGTAAGGAATGCGCCCCAGGCCGTGAGGGTGGTGAAGGTGAGCTCAACCAGGTGGTCTTGCGAGCGCCCGGCGAAGAACAGCGCCGTTATCGCG
This DNA window, taken from Armatimonadota bacterium, encodes the following:
- a CDS encoding glycoside hydrolase family 16 protein; this encodes MIQLLLVLLARPPALQVAAAVPKEPGYHLIWHDEFSGNGLPDPKKWGWEVGMLRNHEAEYYTKDRLANARVENGHLTITGIHEPYKGAQFTSASLQTHDTFSFEYGRLEVRAKLPGGSGTWPAIWLMGEDVGQTGWPRCGELDVMEHVAFDAAGIHGTVHLPHPDGQGQASAGGTVQAPDCTTAWHVYGMNWSPQAISFSLDGKPYFRYPYSGPQSWVFDKPMYLIINLAIGGDWGGQHGLDPAAYPQKFQIDYVRVWQKDRPGRP
- a CDS encoding cation:proton antiporter; protein product: MTQSMERFGLLLLVAALVALIARRFKLPYTAGLVAAGLVIGGLRLAPSVTLTPSLLFNALLPPIIFDAAIRLRWSDLRHSLPLVLVLTTFGVVISATVTAAGMRWLAGWPMPAAMMFGALIAATDPLSVIATLKDMRIGGRFRTILEAESLLNDGSAAILFALAADMVRAHQMPVRAMLSAATFQTCGSVLLGIAFAITALFFAGRSQDHLVELTFTTLTAWGAFLTAGVLGLSGIVAVLTAGLVMGNAGTHSGLTPAGHEAVDGFWEYAAFIANSIAFLLLGIAGAREPLTSVAAVASIAVIVVLAARAVAVAACCLPFARLRRTVSLRGQALLVMGGLRGALALALAMVLPSALAHRNVVQAVTFIVAGFSVLVQSFAIAPLARRLPNDDAGASRQPAASPSTKRAKKSGGAA